TGAGCGTTTGGCTATTTTGGAGGCCGCGTGCTGCTGAATGGGTAGAAGAGAGGGCTTCGCAGCATTAGGTTCGAAAATTTGATCGTGCAAGACTACGTTCAGCAGCGATTTATGGACGTGGATGCGACCGTTGTATTCGAGGAATCCGTGCTTGCGAAAGCGGTTCATAAAGAAGCTGACGCGAGAGCGGGTCGTTCCGATCATGTTTGCGAGTGTCTCCTGGGAGATCTTGGGGAGCATCATCTCAGGTTCGCCAGGTTTCCCGAATTCTGCCATTAGCAGGAGAATACGAGCGAGCCGCTTCTCGCTGGAATTGAAAAGCTGGTCGACGAGATCAGCCTGCGTCCTCATGCTCCGGGTTAGAAGGAACGCAAGGAACAGGTCGGAAAAAGCATGTTCTTCGTGAACCACCCGAATCATTTCTATTCTGTCTATCTTTAGGACAGTGCAGGCGCTCACAGCAGTAGCAGTCGCAAGGCGAAGGCCCGCAATTGCACTGATTGACTCCTCCCCAACAAAGTCGCCTGGACCGAGAAGGGTGATAGTGGCTTCTTTACCCTTTTGCGACACGACGGTCAGTTTTGCCCTACCTTTCTGAAGGTAGAAAACCGAATCAGCCGCGCTACCCTGCGCGAAGAGAGTCCCTTTGTTCTTAATTTGTACGATCTTGCGTCCAATTCCAGCTGCGGCTAGAAAGGCCACTGGATCAAAAGAGTGGGGCTTGAACTCCGGCATGATGACTTCGATCTGTCCCCTGGGAAGTCGGTCTAGATCCAGACACGTGGCAGGCAACAGCTGTTTGATGCCGTTATGTAACGAATGCGACGCAGACAGCCGAAGAAGGGTGATCTAAAGGCAGCGGCTGGCGGCACACGGTGCGCCTGAAGAGCTGGGAGACGCTTTGCAGAGTCGGAAATTGTTACGACTGTTGTTTGCTGGAACTTACCTTAGGTTCGAGCGTCGTGTTCGCGGCAAGTGCGGGAACGATGAAGGGACGCGCAGTCGATCTCGTCCGATGTAGAGTCCCAATCGCCTTCAGCAGCTCATGCGGCTTGCATGAAGCTTCAATTCTCTCGTCGTACAAGTGATCTTCAAGCACCCTCTGGGATGCTCCCAGAAAGAGGATCCGCGCACCGGGCCATTCTGTCCGAACAAATCTCGCAGCGAAGTCGAGGGCCGCAGGGCCGAGCAGCTCGCTGAGCAATGCAATTCCAAAGAGACGCGGGCTGCACAAAGAAGCAAGCTCCCTGATATCTCGCACTGTAGTGACTCTGTAGGACGCCTCGGTCAACATAAGCGCTCTGTCAGGGAGAAAGGACAGGTCCGGTTCGACAAGAATCAGGCTTGACTCTTCCCTGCTTTCATCTCTTTGAGCTTGCAGTCGAGAGATACCGGTGATGGGTGTATCCGCAGGGTACGGTCGAGAAACGTCAAGCATCAGTCACCTCAGGATTGCTGAGACGATCATGCGTCCCACCAACAGTGAAAGCTGATCTGTATGACACAGTTCTTGGAAAATCACCGGGGCCGAGAGGGGTGATGCACTTGAAGATCAGCCGGAAGGCATCTTTGGTTTGGAACCTCCACGTCCAATGCCACAGCTTTACTAGGATCACTCTCACAAAGAACCCTCATCGTCTGAGGCCGTCGAGCTGGGTAGATTCCTTTGAACCAGCTTGCGGATGACCAGCCATCCACCGGAATACTAGCTGAATCGACTGTGTCGAAAGAGTGATGATCGCTTGTCATGAGAACGCACCCCAGACCCTCAGCATGCTTGAGCTGATCTTGAAAAAGCTGTGCTGTTCGCAACACATTTGTTGTCTGCCGTACATTTAGGCAGAAAGATGAGCCAGACTGCTCAGTAAACGATTTGTCGATGAGTGATCCTTAATGCGAGACGAATCGAGGATCAATGGCAGAGCCGGTTGTTCTTGTCGTTATCTGTGAGACCTCGGAAGAAGCAGAGAGGACGATGGCTGCATTGCATGACGTTGCGATCCACGCGATGACTGTTTCGTTTGTGTCCGAAGACAGTCTGAACCGGTCCGTTCGCGACCACATTTTCGAAGCTCACCATCCCCTCTTTGAGGGCAGAACTAGTGTTGCGCGAACGAACGGTGATCCCGGTCAGCAAATCGAAAACTTCTAATTGTTAACCTGTCACCGGAGAAGAAGTGAACGTCATCGACGAAATTACATTGACATGCGCGAGCTGTGGGAAGACCGAATCAATGCTGGATCAGCCCGCAGTGAAGCGGGACTGTGTTTGTAAAGGCTGCGGTGCGCCGCTTATTGATCAAAGAGCCCCGGGCAACACGACTACAGCGTAGAACTTCAACGCCAATCTATATGCATTTGCTTCACCCTTACCGGAACTCAGTCTGGAAGGCCAACGACCACAACTGGCGGGTATGCGTGGACTCACTCAATAAATGCCTGAATTGCATAGCGCAGCCGAGACTCTACTCATCCGAGCAGACGATCGCGCTCGTCTTTGGGTTGGTCTGCTTGGGCGTGGATGCTTGGGCTGTTTATTGCACCGTGCAGTATTTCAACAGAGGGCGTGTCGAGCTCGGGCCGGGTGATCACACGTTTGGCTTGGCATCTCTGTTCCTGGAGCCCATGCTGGCTATATCCATTCTCTTTCTACTGGGTTTCGCATTCTCATCCAGAGCGCACGGTAAAGAACATGGGTAGCTGAACCGCGCGGTGATGGTTATCGTCGTCTACTTCTTAGGGTGCGCTGAGGTCATCGACGCCTCGAAGGTAAAACAAGGAGATCCAATGTCACAACTTCACGGTACAAGATCCATTGACGAACATCACCCAGGAGGACCCGGAGGTGAACAACTACAGTCTGCTGATGTCCCTTCTCCTGAGAAGTCCAACGTGGACTCCAAGAACCAGTCTGACAAGAGCCCGGTGGACCGCGTGATCGTTCATAGTATCTCAGGTCCTCTAGCAGATGCGGTACCACTTGGGGCGACAGCTGAACGTCAGCCTGAAGGGCCACCTGTGCAGCTCGTTGCCTCGCACGGTCATTAGGAGTTCGCATATGTCTTACCCCGCCTCAACTCAGCAAGACGCAGACACCACTTCCCTTTTTAGAAACCTAATTCTTGAAATTGCTCAATCGCTGGTCGACGACTCGGAACAAGTCAAAGTTGACATAATCAAAGGAGAGCTTGCAACCGTGCTGAGGCTGACTGTCGCGTCAACCGATCTAGGAAAAGTGATCGGGAAGCAAGGGCGAACTGCTCGGTCGATTAGGACTGTCCTAGGGGCGGCAAGCATGAAAGTTCAGCAGCGCTTTGAGCTCGATATCGCATCGCAATCTGAGTAAAACAAGCAGATGACAGCTGTAGCAATCCATTAATAGTTTAACGGTCAAATCTGAGTTCGAGTACGCGCCCACCATCTGGTTCCGCAACAGAAGGAATCGGAGGGCCGCAGCCTATCTTGTCGAAGGCCTCTCTTGCCTGAGCTAGTTAGGCTTTACTCTCAAGTGCTGCATCACGCTGTTCTATTTCAGCGGCTTGCCGCGGTTCAAGACTTCTGAGAAGCTTCAGGACCTGAGTCGGATCGAAAGAATCAACATAGTGATCCGCATCCTGCGTTTGTTGAACCCCTGGTCTGCCCACCAGGACCAGAGGAACGGCGGGTTGCATCTTCTTAAGGGTCTTGCACAGTTCGCTTAGCGGAATGTCGGACACGCCAGCATCGAGGACAATGCCATTCACGGCGGGGAACCGTTCGAGAGTAGCAATGGCTTCAGACCCTGAATACGCCGTGATGACATTGAATTTTGCCGTTTCAATGACGAGCTTACGGGTGGAAATACTTCCGGCGAACTCTTTATCAATCACCAAAAAACACGGTCTGATCATGTTCTTACGATACTCGAAGGTCGGGGGCGGGTTGACAGCCCGTGGATACTTCGTCATTTATATTGTCAGATCGGAAGAGAGATCTGGAAGACGGTCCCACTCTTCCCTGCACTGGTCCGGCTCCGCATCCGAATGGTGCCACCGTGACGAGCAACGATTTTTCTGGTGAGGGCCAACCCTAATCCTGTCCCGAGGTCTTTCTTGGTCGTGAAATAAGGCTCAAAAACCTTGTCTCTAAGAACGTCAGTGATACCGCAGCCGTTATCTGCGACCAGTAGCCGAGCCTTTCCGAACCGCTTCGATAGACGTAATGTCACGATGCCGTCCGGCGATAGAGCATCGAGAGCGTTGACTAAAAGGTTCGAGATGACTTGAAGCAGTTCGCCAGCATGAGCTGTTGCGGAGAGTTCTGGAGGCAGATTGCGCACCAGATGAATCTTCCGATTGTCCATCTTGCGTTGGTGAATGCGGATTGCGGCTTCCGCGACCAGTACGAGGTCAATCGTTCGCGAGGTTGTTGACACCCTTGCAAAGCTCAGGGTTTGTGAGGCAATCCGGTTCAGCGTTCGCATCTGCTCTTCGGCCATATCCGCCCAGGCACGTACCTTGGCTGGATCATCGGCATCCTCACGGGTCAGATAGTTGAAGTGACCAAGTGCTTCCAGCGGGTTTCTGATCTCGTGCATCAACTCGAGCGCCAGGTGGCCGGGCATTGAACGTTCTTCTGACAGACGAAGTGCTTCGGTCGCGACCTCAAGCTTCGCTTGCAACTCTGCGATCACCGGGTCATCCATATTCGTTCTCCAGATGCACTACTGGAGAGAAACGCTTTCTAAGCGTCAAGTCATGCTGCTCCCCTGCCGATGCTTCCCTGCGCAGATGAGATGCAAGTTATCTGTGCAATGTCAGCTACAACACGAAGATCACTTAAGTGCTTTTGATTGGGGCAAGCGTTCGGGGGGCTCTCTCGACCAATTCATTGATCGTGTCGATCATGGCTTGAGGACCGCTTGCAGCACTTACCCGTGCATAGTGACTGGACGAAGCCGAATCATGATGTGTGTCCAGAATGAGAGCCCAGACGTAAGTTCCCACCCGTCGAATGAGCTCAATCGCTCTCTCCCGCTGTTCGAGCGAAAGCGTGTGACAAAGAACGACCAAGGCAAAATTCTTCCCTCGGATCAGTTCCTCTACCTCGCCTAGTGAAGGTGCCAGCGAGGCATTGAACCCAGCCCTTTGAAGGACCCAGGTGCGGCTCTCCAGCAACCCTCGGTCTTCCCCATACACAATGATTTGAGCTGCTTGAGACACGCGCTGCCTTTCAGGGGAATGAGCATCTTTCCCTTAGGAATTTTACAAGCCAAGAATGCCCTCTACGCTTACAACTTCAGGGGGAAAGGGATTCTAAGGGCTTTGATGGCTTCGCCAGCTCACCTCATCCTCGGAAGAGAGCAGGAGATAAGTCAGCCCACTCCTTCGCTGTGACAAGAATGGAGGCCCCATTTGAAAAGAACACGGTCCAGCGGCTCCGGTCTGCTTCTTTTACGTCAACGATCTTGAGAGCTACATCGCTGTCCATGATGTCTCCAGGCTGAAGATCTGCCCGCAAAATGGCTCATGAGCTAGCAGAGCGGAAAGCGCTCTGTGGATTCAATGCCGCTTCCCACCTCTGCCAAAACCGTTCAGTTTCAATGTGGACATCCTTCTCAACGCAGGCCTGTAGTTTGTCCGGAAGAGGTTCCTTTGCTTCGCCTCGCAGGAAACGAAAATTTGCAAACATGATCTTCTTCCTCACGGATCAAAGCCTCCGTCGTGTGCCGACTTGCGATTGTGGCAAGGCAAGCAAGACAAATCGAATCGAGAGATCCGTCCTGTTTTTGCCGATGCAGGTACAACGATGCTTCTTGTTTCATACGACACCCCTTTTCTGCATTCGAGTGACGTTGGAAGATCTGGCTTGCTGCCTCGCCCTTTGCGCCTAGCCGCTGAATGATGCTCCCCTGGAGGATGCCTAAACTAACTCGGTACTAAGCCGCTACGACCAAGCTCAACCCTTGTTGTGTCGGCGACGAGCCTATCCTGGTCACCTTGTCTGCTTGGGGGCCTTTGTTGCCTTGAATGATGTCGAATTCGACTGGATCACCCTCCTTAAGGGTTTTGTAACCGTCGAGTTGAATTGAGCTGTAGTGCACAAACACATCGGGGCCGCCCTCCCGACCGAGGAAACCATAGCCTTTTGCATTGTTGAACCACTTCACTTCGCCCACGTACTGTGCCATGGAGATGTCCAACTTTCACTAGATTTGAGAAGGGTGCGACCGCTCGACGCTATGCGCGTATTTCGTTTCGCTCACTTTGTATATGCTTCCTCTTCGTAATGTTGTGCCGGTTGGGTAACATAGCGCGTAGTATTGCAGCAGCATCAAGCCAAATATCGAAGCGCACTTGCCGTCACTTCGCCTTTGGTGTTCAGAGAGTGGCCACCCCGGCCACTCGGAACGCGAGGGAAGATGGCACAGGCTCCATTCAAGAACGGGTTGCTACACCGGTTCAGCTCAGACATCATTGGAAGACTTGACCTGCAGGCCGTCGATCTGCCGGTAAACTGCGAGATCGAATTTCCAGGCAATCCGATCGAACATCTGTTTTTTCTTGAAGACGGCTGCGCCTCCATGACAACGACCTTTAAGGATGGCGCTCAAGCGGAAGTTGCGCTGGCCGGAACAGAGGCCGTTCTAGGCGCGTCCGCTCTCATGGGGACTAAGCGGAGCCTCAATCGTGTCTATATGCAGATCGCGGGACATGGATACAAAATGCGGACCGCCGTCGCAGCGATGGAGTTCAAGCGCGGCGGCATGTTCCAGGACCTCACTTTGCGCTACCTCCAGGCGCAGTTCATCCAGTCTGCACAAACGGCCGGTTGCAATGCCCACCATTCGGTAGAGCAGCGTCTTGCACGCTGGCTGCTCCTCTGCGCGGATCGGAACGAGGGCCGCACTATTCCTCTTTCGCAGGAGTTTATGGCCGATATGATCGGCGCGAGAAGAACCACCGTCACAATCGTTGCCGGGCATCTGCAGGCTCAAAAGCTGATCCAGTACACCCGTGGCAAGATCCAGCTTCTCGACATCAAGGGTTTAGAAGCCGTGGCGTGTGAGTGCTACGGAGTCGTTCGCGATCACCTGGCTAACCTTACGGAATATGACGCAGGCTTGGGGGATGTAGCGGTCAGACCAGAATCTGGTTCATTGCGGCTCATTCACCTTCCCAGCTAATGTCACCCGTCAGACGGTGAATCCAGGCATACTCATTTAGGCTGGAGAGCGTCCAGACGCTCTTACGCTTCGCCGGGTTGTCCCTGTCATCAGATGAAGCAGGTTCTTTAGCTTGCTTTGCAGCCCTACGTTCGCTGGGCAGTTAACGGAACGAACTTGAGGGTTCAAAAAATGGAAAATATGAAGCTTAAGCACATCTTTGTAGTCGACGATGAGCGGATCATCGCGGAGACCTTGACCGCCATTCTGCAAAAGAGCGGCTTCTCTGCGCGTGCCTTCTATAATCCTCTGGACGCGCTTGCCGCTGCCGCATCTGCGGCTCCAGATCTCCTCATCTCCGACGTAGTGATGCCTCAACTTTCTGGCGTTGAGCTAGCCATCCAGCTCACAAAACTGTGTCCCGATTGCAAGGTACTGCTCTTCTCGGGGCAGGCCCAAACCGCAGACTTGCTCCTCGACGCTAGGCAACTGGGCCATGACTTTAGCTTGCTCTCGAAGCCAATCCATCCAAGTGATCTTTTGAAACAGATCAGATCTCAGGAAGCGCTCTCGCCAAAGAACCTGGCCGTCCAGACCTAGCAGACGTTGGTCGCGATGCTGATCTAATCCTCTCTTGCTAAGATCGGCTCTGCCGCGCTGCGGACAGACAATTAGGAAGCAAATCGCTAATCTAGTCAGCTCAGGCACGCAGATTCACCAATCAAGGAACAGGAATGGCTGTTGACCATAAGGACATAGAAATTCTTTCCGCCGAACCGGCGGGTAAGGGCATCATCATCCATTTCTCGGATGGAACGATCACACTGTTCCAAACGCATTTTCTCTACGAGGTCCGTGGAGATGACGGCAACATCGCCCTTGCAGACATGAGTGAAGATGACCTCATGAAGGGTTTTGACGGCTAAGGAATAACCCCTAATTGTAGAAGCTGGCAGCGTTGCGTTCTGCCTTGCTATAAGGGGACAGCTCTTCAATCTGGAGAATCTCGTTATAGCCTGTGGACCCGTCATCGTAGACAAACGACAGACCAAGGGAATCGAACTTTAAGAAGAACTCCTCCCAGGGGATTAGCCGCATATCGCTATGATCTTTAGCCTGCTCCGCGAGCATAAACCTAATCAGCGCAGGTTCTGAATCGACATCATGGGGTAAGACCTCTGTTGGAATGGCATTGTGGGTCTCAGCCCAGCGGCGGATTTCAGAGTGATCGGTTGTTGGTCCAATGATCGGCATCTGCCCTCCATGCCGTTGATGTCTTTTCGTCCGTTTCGAGTATGCAGAGCGGGTCGGGCTGTGCGCTGCCTGGACTGCTAGGAAGACTGGACTGCCCCCAGGTCGGGCGTCTTAGTCTGACCTGCTTTTGATAGACGATATAGACAAATCGAAAGGTTGCCAGCAACTACGCTCTTGCAATTGAGCAAACCAGATACCGCTGACTCGACGGGCTTATGCTGCTAAGCGGATAAGCCGATAAACCAGTCAGCGTAGGGCGTATTGATCACAATGTGTCGATTCAAATCTGGGGCGCCATCATTCCACCAGACGGGCCCCCGCTCACCCAACTGATGCTTGACTAGATCGACTCTCTGACGCGCTTGTTGCCGACCGGCCGTGTCACCTTTGCGCATCGCTTCTCCCTTGAATCTCCTCGCCTGCATCAGCTCTTTGACCAGGACCGCTTTCGTTGCGGCAGGCAACGACGGGTTCGTACAGCGCCAAAGACGCCCCTTGACGACAAAATACCGACCGTCTGGAGTGGTAGGGTAGGCTGCTTTCACTCCTCTGAGATCTCGGATTTGAACAGGGGGACGAGCGCGGCAGGTGGACCTTGAACCTTGAAATTAAGGTTTGTCTGCTCATGTCCTTTCGGGTGCTGTTCTCGCCACAGCTTCAACAGGAGTGGGGGCATGGCCGACATGACAGCCCTCGTGCGATGGACTTTCGCATGACAGCCTGGGCAAAGCGAAATCATCAGGTTGAGAACAGATCTCCCGGGAACCCGATGGTGGACGATGATGGAGCGTTTGTCCCGGCCCGAAGCGTCACACACTCGGCAACGCTTTCCATCGCGCTCCAGAACAGCCTCACGCAGACCGCCGAAGTGTTCATCATCGTGCCGCTTTAGCGTGTAGCAGGTTGAGCAAAGCCCCATGGCGAGGATCTTCCGATTCCCGCACCGGCAATGCATCAAGCGTTGTGCTGGACTCTTCATTACCGCGCACCCGACGAAGTCCGGACCCTTTTTGCCGTTCCTGGCTTCTTGGCAAGGGCTGCGACTTCCATCGCGGCCCAGCCAACATATCGATAGATCGTTGCGCGATTGACGCCGAACTCACGCGCGAGACTAGCCTTTTCTTCCCCTTCGGCCAGACGGCGGCTCAGCTCTGCCGCTCGCTCGGGGGAGAACTTTCGTTTGCGACCCTTGTACGCCCCGGCCCGCTTTGCGAGGTCAATTCCCTCTCTCTGCCGCTCGCGAATCAAGTCGCGTTCGAACTGAGCCACTGCGCCCATGACACTAAGCATCAGGTTTGCCATTGGTGCATCCTCGCCAGTAAACGTCAGACCTTCCTTCAGGAAGTGAACCGAAATTCCGCGCTCTGTCATCAGATCGACCAACTTTCGCAAGTCTCCCAGGTTGCGGCCGAGGCGATCCATGGAATGACAGAACACTGAGTCCCCTTCCCTCACGAAGTCCAGCATAGCGGTGAGCTGTGGACGTTTCACATCCTTACCAGAGGCTTTGTCCAGGAACGTCTTGTCCAGCTCGATGCCTTCCAGCTGCCGATGCTCGTTCTGATCGAGCGTGCTCACGCGAACATATCCGACCCTTTGCCCCTTCGGGTGCCGAGAGGTTTTAGGTGTCGCTTTAGACTTTATTACTTTAGGCATTGGCTGTATCTTAAAGCAGAATACGTGTGACCTTCAGCGATATGTGGCGGGTTTTCTTCAGCGCTATTTGCCGCCCAACCGATGTCTTGGGAATCGACGATGTGTACACGGGTTTGGAGTCGAAGTTTTCGAAGCTCGCCTCAACGAGTGACTCGGCCTGTACTCGCCAACCAAAATTGGGACATTGGCTAAGATTAGATACACGACGAGTTTCTCCTCATTGAAGGCATGCTGTAGTTAGGGCAAGAATTCACCCTCTCAGATTCACTTGGGTTCTCAGGTGCGCACAGTACCGAAGAATGCCTGAAGGTCAGAGGCAAGTAGCTCCGGTTCCTCAGCTGCCGCGAAGTGGCCGCCCTTTGGCATGGGTGTCCATCGAGTGACGTTATAACCACGTTCTACCCAACTCCGAGGAGGCATCATGATTTCCTTCGGAAAACATGCGATTGCACACGGCGTCGGAACATAGTCGGTCGATGAAAAATGAAGAGGACTTCGGCGTCCCTCGCGATACATATGGAACGAGGAAGATATCGTCTGCGTCATCCAGTACAGTGTGACATTGGCCAGAAGAGCATCCCTCGAAAAGCTGCTGTAAAGATCGCCTCCGCAATCGGACCACTCCCGAAATTTCTCAAGCATCCAGGCCGCCAGACCCGCGGGAGAATCATTCAATGCATAGGCAGGAGTCTGCGGCCTTGTACCCTGCATGTGTGCGTACGCACCGTTCTCGTCATACCATTGGGCGGCCTCGGCCTGGAACTGTCGTTCTGCGGGGGTGATCTCGGTTCCAGGGGCCAGATAAGGTTTGTAGGAGCCCGGAATGTAGTTAAGGTGGACTCCGATCAGATGCTCACTGTGGCGCAAGCCCAAAGCGGTACTGACGCCAGCACCGATGTCCCCGCCCTGCGCGGCGAAGCGGTCATAGCCGAGCGCCCGCATCAGCTCAACCCAAATCTCGGCGACGCGGAATGAGTTCACACCTTCGCTCTGAGGCCGATCGGAGAAGCCGAAGCCAGGCAACGAGGGGATGACTACATCGAACGAGATGTCGGCGGCTAAGCCATGTGCCACCGGATTCGTGAGGAGAGGAACTATCTCCAGCATTTCGAGAAACGACCCTGGCCAGCCGTGGGTCAAAATCAAGGGAATCGCAGCAGGTCCTCTCCCTTTGACGTGCAGGAAATGGATCTTTCCTTGATCTGATTTGAAGCGAAAATGGGGAAATTGGGAAAGCCGATCAATCTGCTTTTGCCAATCAAAGTCTTCGCTCCAATACCGGCAGAGATCTTTGAGAGATTGAAGCTCGAACCCACTGCCCCAATCGGACCCCGGAATCTCGTCGGGCCAGCGCGTTTGTTTGATGCGGGAACGCAAGTCTTCCCAGTGATCGGAAGAAAACGTGGGGGAAAATGGTTCAATCGGAGTCATGCTCTCCTTCTAAACTCGCCAAATACTCTACATCCACCTCTAAGATTAGAGGAAGGCTCGGCAATCACCATCACGCGAGAGACTCTGGATCGGCGCAAATCGCCGAGTCGCTCAGCGACCATAAGGCTGAAATGGCTGCTTCTATCAATATCGAGAGCGAAATTAAGCTTGAGCAGAACGTAGAAGCGTCCGGTAGACCGTCGGTCTAGAGATAGAAAACAGCTCCGCCAGGTCGCTGATCGTGTACTGGCCAGTTCCATGCATGCGCCCCAGCTCCTTCTGCTGTTTGTCTGACAGCTTGGGCTGTTTGCCCCGGAGTTTGCCTTTTGCGCGAGCGATCTTCATACCTTCCCGGGTGCGCAGCCGAATCAGGTCGGACTCAAACTCCGCGAAGGTGGCCAAGATGTTGAAGAACATCTTGCCCATGGGATCGGTTGGGTCATAGCGGCTTTGGCCCAGCGCTAACGTCACGCCACGCGCTGCCAGCTCATCTGCGATAGAGCGCGCATCGGGTACCGAGCGGGCGAGCCGGTCCAGCTTCGGCACGACCAGCGTATCGCCCTTTCGAACTGCGGCCAGCGCCTGATTGAGACCTGGCCTCGCCCGGTTCGTTCCAGTTAGACCGTGATCGACGTAAATTCGTTCCGCAGCTACGCCTAAATCAACAAGTGCTTCCCGCTGGGCGGTGAGGTCCTGCTTGTCTGTAGAGCATCGTGCGTAGCCGATGAGAGTCTTTGGCATGATGTGTAACGTTTGTCGGGCCTTGTGTGAGAATATCACCGTACCAGGTATGTGAGACAAGGATTGCCGGGTTTCTGGCTTCTTGTAGTCAGTCCAGAGCTGTCCGTTGAAGGATCGTCTTACGGACACGGCTTAGATCGTAGTCGAGGGGTGTTGGCCATGCACTCAGGAGACAAATCGCCGGCGTTGGCAGAACTCACCGAGGCACAGCGCGAGCAAGCGATGTCTCGCTTTCGGGTGCTTCGTTCTCACACGGAGAGAGGTGTCCCGCTTCCAAGAGCGGCGCAGGCTGCAGGCGTGGGTTTACGGACTATTGAGCGATGGCTTGCTCAATACCGTGCAGATGGCCTGGCTGGACTTGTTAGACAGACCCGCGAAGATCGCGGGCGACGAAAGATTCCGCCAGAAGCAGTGGAACTGATCGAAGGACTCTTCCTGAAGAAGCCACAGCCCTCCGCTGCTGCGGTCCATCGCCGCGTTCTCGCGCTCTGTAAAGAGCGAGAGTGGCCTTCGCCTTCGTACAGCAGCGTATATGCAATCATCTCGCGGCTCGATCCAGCCCTGACCACGCTGGCTCATGAAGGCCCTGCTCGTTTCCGCGACCAGTTCGAGCTGGTGTACCGCCACCGCGCAAGCCACCCAAACGCGATCTGGCAAGCCGATCACACCCAACTCGACGTGCTCATTCGAGACGCGAGCGGCGAGCCAGTCAGACCCTGGCTGACCACTGTGATCGACGATCACTCTCGCGCTCTGGCCGGCTACCTGGTCTTCGCTGGAGCACCTTCGGCTTTCCAGACTTCGCTTGCTCTCCGTCAGGCGATCTGGCGTAAGGCAGACCCTTCATGGGCTATATGCGGTATTCCGGACGTTCTCTATGTCGATCATGGGAGCGACTTCACGAGCAAACATCTTGAGCAGGTGGCCGTCGACCTGCACTTCGAACTCGTCTATTCCACCATTGCCCGTCCTCAAGGGCGCGGCAAGATCGAGCGTCTATTCGGAACTCTCAACACAGAACTCTTGCCTGAGCTGCCCGGCTACCTGAAGCATGGCAAGCCGACTACAGAACCAAAA
This DNA window, taken from Granulicella tundricola MP5ACTX9, encodes the following:
- a CDS encoding KH domain-containing protein, translating into MSYPASTQQDADTTSLFRNLILEIAQSLVDDSEQVKVDIIKGELATVLRLTVASTDLGKVIGKQGRTARSIRTVLGAASMKVQQRFELDIASQSE
- a CDS encoding recombinase family protein; the protein is MPKVIKSKATPKTSRHPKGQRVGYVRVSTLDQNEHRQLEGIELDKTFLDKASGKDVKRPQLTAMLDFVREGDSVFCHSMDRLGRNLGDLRKLVDLMTERGISVHFLKEGLTFTGEDAPMANLMLSVMGAVAQFERDLIRERQREGIDLAKRAGAYKGRKRKFSPERAAELSRRLAEGEEKASLAREFGVNRATIYRYVGWAAMEVAALAKKPGTAKRVRTSSGAR
- a CDS encoding response regulator; amino-acid sequence: MKLKHIFVVDDERIIAETLTAILQKSGFSARAFYNPLDALAAAASAAPDLLISDVVMPQLSGVELAIQLTKLCPDCKVLLFSGQAQTADLLLDARQLGHDFSLLSKPIHPSDLLKQIRSQEALSPKNLAVQT
- a CDS encoding sensor histidine kinase, giving the protein MDDPVIAELQAKLEVATEALRLSEERSMPGHLALELMHEIRNPLEALGHFNYLTREDADDPAKVRAWADMAEEQMRTLNRIASQTLSFARVSTTSRTIDLVLVAEAAIRIHQRKMDNRKIHLVRNLPPELSATAHAGELLQVISNLLVNALDALSPDGIVTLRLSKRFGKARLLVADNGCGITDVLRDKVFEPYFTTKKDLGTGLGLALTRKIVARHGGTIRMRSRTSAGKSGTVFQISLPI
- a CDS encoding recombinase family protein, which encodes MPKTLIGYARCSTDKQDLTAQREALVDLGVAAERIYVDHGLTGTNRARPGLNQALAAVRKGDTLVVPKLDRLARSVPDARSIADELAARGVTLALGQSRYDPTDPMGKMFFNILATFAEFESDLIRLRTREGMKIARAKGKLRGKQPKLSDKQQKELGRMHGTGQYTISDLAELFSISRPTVYRTLLRSAQA
- a CDS encoding response regulator transcription factor — its product is MIDKEFAGSISTRKLVIETAKFNVITAYSGSEAIATLERFPAVNGIVLDAGVSDIPLSELCKTLKKMQPAVPLVLVGRPGVQQTQDADHYVDSFDPTQVLKLLRSLEPRQAAEIEQRDAALESKA
- a CDS encoding cold shock domain-containing protein — encoded protein: MAQYVGEVKWFNNAKGYGFLGREGGPDVFVHYSSIQLDGYKTLKEGDPVEFDIIQGNKGPQADKVTRIGSSPTQQGLSLVVAA
- a CDS encoding Crp/Fnr family transcriptional regulator is translated as MPEFKPHSFDPVAFLAAAGIGRKIVQIKNKGTLFAQGSAADSVFYLQKGRAKLTVVSQKGKEATITLLGPGDFVGEESISAIAGLRLATATAVSACTVLKIDRIEMIRVVHEEHAFSDLFLAFLLTRSMRTQADLVDQLFNSSEKRLARILLLMAEFGKPGEPEMMLPKISQETLANMIGTTRSRVSFFMNRFRKHGFLEYNGRIHVHKSLLNVVLHDQIFEPNAAKPSLLPIQQHAASKIAKRSNAIVRGIEAPKRLVRGKRDSTGR
- a CDS encoding epoxide hydrolase family protein; this translates as MTPIEPFSPTFSSDHWEDLRSRIKQTRWPDEIPGSDWGSGFELQSLKDLCRYWSEDFDWQKQIDRLSQFPHFRFKSDQGKIHFLHVKGRGPAAIPLILTHGWPGSFLEMLEIVPLLTNPVAHGLAADISFDVVIPSLPGFGFSDRPQSEGVNSFRVAEIWVELMRALGYDRFAAQGGDIGAGVSTALGLRHSEHLIGVHLNYIPGSYKPYLAPGTEITPAERQFQAEAAQWYDENGAYAHMQGTRPQTPAYALNDSPAGLAAWMLEKFREWSDCGGDLYSSFSRDALLANVTLYWMTQTISSSFHMYREGRRSPLHFSSTDYVPTPCAIACFPKEIMMPPRSWVERGYNVTRWTPMPKGGHFAAAEEPELLASDLQAFFGTVRT
- a CDS encoding Crp/Fnr family transcriptional regulator, which gives rise to MAQAPFKNGLLHRFSSDIIGRLDLQAVDLPVNCEIEFPGNPIEHLFFLEDGCASMTTTFKDGAQAEVALAGTEAVLGASALMGTKRSLNRVYMQIAGHGYKMRTAVAAMEFKRGGMFQDLTLRYLQAQFIQSAQTAGCNAHHSVEQRLARWLLLCADRNEGRTIPLSQEFMADMIGARRTTVTIVAGHLQAQKLIQYTRGKIQLLDIKGLEAVACECYGVVRDHLANLTEYDAGLGDVAVRPESGSLRLIHLPS